In the genome of Drosophila yakuba strain Tai18E2 chromosome 3R, Prin_Dyak_Tai18E2_2.1, whole genome shotgun sequence, one region contains:
- the LOC6536693 gene encoding glucose transporter type 3 produces the protein MRKWGTRDAEPVEPPQSSTKSAGRSAKKPAELPGPVRQNVSNVGLYKATLYSNIGSFFFGIAVGWSGTAESCVMERHAYGFQPTPLQWNGVCILLTLGAAFWCLPMGMMVRFCGCRRTILIQLLPNVLGWFLTVFAQSVPMLYAGRFFLGMCGGAHCVVVPIYNAEISTPKKRGAMGVIFEGACICGVIYSFAMSLFLELRIINFVNLVLLALGPLQILMPESPAYYVDHDNIARAEHSLRFLRGQQYDTRREIDHLTRDPTDSEREVRQGPLLGFKYKKVRRSLARCLAVSMLQKLCGALVFIFYGLNMLDCLKIAREFGLILCLGVVLGFLACFFLVDRLGRRPLLIFSSAGIVCMSIFLGLYFKLWMTMDLTAMSWIALFCVALFVGCYTAGVGSLTWVLTAELLVRPMRPLGCSIVCTSNWLTAFFVICWFGSHDVKCQPYLFLLFAIIASLILLIALIYIPETKNLSFAKIQQRLGGFMNRPTVITFTSSSDSSDA, from the coding sequence CCGGTCGGTCTGCGAAGAAGCCGGCTGAACTGCCAGGTCCTGTCCGCCAAAATGTCAGCAACGTGGGCCTCTACAAGGCGACCCTGTACAGCAACATTGGATCCTTCTTCTTCGGCATAGCAGTGGGCTGGTCAGGAACCGCGGAGAGTTGTGTGATGGAGAGGCACGCCTACGGCTTCCAACCCACGCCGTTGCAGTGGAACGGAGTTTGCATCCTGCTGACTCTCGGAGCGGCCTTTTGGTGTCTGCCCATGGGAATGATGGTGCGGTTCTGCGGCTGCAGGCGCACCATCCTCATCCAGCTGCTGCCGAATGTCCTGGGCTGGTTCCTCACGGTCTTCGCCCAAAGTGTTCCGATGCTCTATGCCGGTCGCTTTTTCCTGGGAATGTGCGGCGGTGCCCATTGCGTGGTGGTGCCCATCTACAACGCCGAAATCAGCACCCCCAAGAAACGCGGGGCCATGGGCGTCATATTCGAAGGGGCCTGCATTTGTGGGGTGATCTATAGCTTCGCCATGTCGCTTTTCCTCGAGTTGCGAATCATTAACTTTGTGAATCTGGTTCTGCTGGCACTGGGGCCACTGCAGATTCTCATGCCTGAGTCGCCGGCCTACTATGTGGACCATGACAACATCGCACGGGCGGAGCACTCTCTTCGCTTCCTGCGCGGCCAGCAGTACGACACCAGGAGGGAGATCGACCATCTGACCCGGGATCCCACAGACAGTGAGCGGGAAGTGCGCCAAGGACCGCTGCTGGGCTTCAAGTACAAGAAGGTACGACGAAGTCTGGCGCGCTGCTTGGCGGTCTCCATGCTCCAGAAGCTGTGTGGTGCCCTGGTGTTCATCTTCTATGGCCTCAACATGTTGGACTGCCTAAAGATTGCTCGAGAATTTGGATTAATCTTGTGCCTGGGAGTGGTTTTAGGCTTCCTCGCTTGCTTTTTTCTCGTAGATCGCTTGGGCCGACGCCCACTGCTGATCTTCTCCTCGGCCGGAATCGTTTGTATGTCCATCTTCCTGGGACTGTACTTTAAGCTGTGGATGACGATGGACCTGACCGCCATGTCCTGGATCGCCCTCTTCTGCGTAGCTCTCTTTGTGGGCTGCTACACCGCCGGAGTGGGTTCGCTCACCTGGGTGCTCACGGCGGAGCTCCTCGTGAGACCCATGCGACCCTTGGGCTGTTCCATAGTCTGTACCTCCAACTGGCTGACCGCCTTCTTCGTCATCTGCTGGTTCGGCAGCCACGACGTCAAGTGCCAGCCGTACCTGTTCCTGCTGTTCGCCATCATCGCCTCGCTCATCCTGCTCATCGCGCTGATCTACATCCCGGAGACCAAGAACCTGTCCTTTGCCAAGATCCAGCAGAGGCTGGGTGGGTTCATGAACCGGCCCACAGTGATTACGTTCACTTCCAGCAGCGACTCCTCGGACGCGTAG